Genomic window (Streptomyces sp. NBC_00078):
CATCACCGTCAGTACGGTGCTCTTCTCCACCCTCGCCGGGTTCGCCTTCGCCAAGCTGCGGTTCAGGTTCTCCAGCCTTCTGCTGCTGCTGACGATCGGCACGATGATGATCCCGCCGCAGCTGGCCGTCGTACCGCTGTATCTGTGGATGAGTGACCTGGGCTGGTCGAACCAGTTGCAGACGGTCATCCTGCCGACGTTGGTGACGGCCTTCGGGACGTTCTTCATGCGGCAGTACCTGGTGCAGGCGCTGCCGACCGAGCTGATCGAGGCGGCCCGGGTGGACGGTGCGAGCAGTCTGCGAGTGGTGTGGCACGTGGTGTTCCCGGCGGCGCGGCCGGCGATGGCCGTGCTGGGCCTGCTGACCTTCGTGTTCGCCTGGAACGACTTCCTGTGGCCGATCATCGCCCTCACCCAGCAGAACCCGACCGTGCAGGTCGCCCTGAACTCGCTCGGCACCGGCTATGTCCCCGACCAGGCCGTGATCATGGCGGGCGCGCTGCTGGGCACACTGCCGCTGCTGATCGCGTTCATCCTGTTCGGCAAGCAGATCGTGGGCGGCATCATGCAGGGCGCGATCAAGGGCTGAGCCCGGCCAGGGCCATCCCCTTCCCCTCTTCTCCCCTTCTCCTTCCTTCTCTTCA
Coding sequences:
- a CDS encoding carbohydrate ABC transporter permease, which translates into the protein MTTSELTLPQARKKKGRGPTARRRVMGAGKQLHAGPVTYIVLTVFALLSLAPLVWTAIAASRTDRRLAETPPPLWFGGNLFKNLESAWDQAGLGTAMLNSTVVAGTITVSTVLFSTLAGFAFAKLRFRFSSLLLLLTIGTMMIPPQLAVVPLYLWMSDLGWSNQLQTVILPTLVTAFGTFFMRQYLVQALPTELIEAARVDGASSLRVVWHVVFPAARPAMAVLGLLTFVFAWNDFLWPIIALTQQNPTVQVALNSLGTGYVPDQAVIMAGALLGTLPLLIAFILFGKQIVGGIMQGAIKG